A genomic stretch from Aminobacter aminovorans includes:
- the sppA gene encoding signal peptide peptidase SppA, translated as MSMKADDLIDRRRLRRKLTFWRVVAFLIAALAVVGMSTWLAGERIPGVTANHIAKIRIEGTITEDEDLLRRIDEVRKSPSVKGVILSIDSPGGTTAGGEAIYDAVRKLAAEKPVVAQVGTLAASAGYMIASASDHIVARKSSIVGSIGVLVQFPDLTGLMDKLGVKLEEIKSSPLKAEPNPFNPTTDEERAMMRNMIMDSYDWFVGIVAERRSMSKAEATALADGSVWTGRQSLANRLIDEVGGEDQAIAWLGTKGVDAKLDVIEWKPARTGSFFLPSSVAQALGRALGLGDLSSELIKEMGADRLFLDGMLSLWQAEKAVSGG; from the coding sequence GCCGACGATCTGATCGACCGACGCCGCTTGCGGCGCAAGCTGACCTTCTGGCGGGTCGTAGCCTTTCTCATCGCCGCCCTGGCGGTCGTCGGCATGTCGACATGGCTGGCAGGCGAGCGCATTCCGGGCGTGACCGCCAACCATATCGCCAAGATCCGGATCGAAGGCACGATCACCGAGGACGAGGATCTGCTGCGCCGCATCGACGAGGTCCGCAAGTCGCCCTCGGTCAAGGGCGTGATCCTATCGATCGATTCGCCCGGCGGCACGACCGCCGGCGGCGAGGCGATCTACGATGCCGTGCGCAAGCTCGCGGCTGAGAAACCGGTGGTTGCCCAGGTCGGCACGCTGGCCGCATCCGCCGGCTATATGATCGCTTCGGCGTCCGACCACATCGTGGCGCGCAAGTCGTCCATCGTCGGCTCGATCGGCGTGCTGGTGCAGTTTCCCGACCTGACCGGGCTGATGGACAAGCTCGGCGTCAAGCTCGAAGAGATCAAGTCGTCGCCGTTGAAGGCCGAGCCCAATCCGTTCAATCCGACGACCGACGAAGAGCGCGCCATGATGCGCAACATGATCATGGACAGTTACGACTGGTTCGTCGGCATCGTCGCCGAACGCCGTTCGATGTCGAAGGCCGAGGCAACCGCCCTTGCCGACGGTTCGGTGTGGACCGGGCGCCAGTCGCTTGCCAACAGGCTGATCGACGAGGTCGGCGGCGAGGATCAGGCCATCGCCTGGCTCGGCACCAAGGGCGTCGACGCCAAGCTCGACGTGATCGAGTGGAAGCCGGCCCGCACAGGCAGCTTCTTCCTGCCCAGCTCCGTTGCCCAGGCCCTTGGCCGGGCGCTCGGCCTGGGCGACTTGTCGTCGGAACTGATCAAGGAAAT